Proteins encoded by one window of Scatophagus argus isolate fScaArg1 chromosome 8, fScaArg1.pri, whole genome shotgun sequence:
- the adrm1 gene encoding proteasomal ubiquitin receptor ADRM1 isoform X1, protein MSSGALFPSLVSGSRGTSSKYLVEFRAGKMTLKGNVVTPDKRKGTVYIQQSDDSLIHFCWKDRTTGNVDDDLIIFPDDCEFKRVNQCTTGRVFVLKFKAGSKRLFFWMQEPKTDKDDEYCRKVNEYLNNPPIPGAPGSGGGSGHELSALGGEGGLQNLLGNMSHNQLMQLIGPTGLGGLGGLGALAGPGLANLLGSGGPATSSSSSSSRSQSAAATPSSGGAPRLSSSQAPTTPVTPAASAVSPSSVAPSTPASAQTPVVPAPVGSPTSHQPIQLSDLQNILATMNVPAAAQGSAVDLASVCTPEMMAPILTNAEVQQRLLPFLPSGESLPQSAEEIQNTLNSPQFQQAMGMFSSALASGQLGPLLSQFGLSAEAVDAANRGDVEAFARAMQESKGDSKEKKEDDEDMSLD, encoded by the exons ATGTCGTCAGGCGCTCTCTTTCCAAGCCTGGTGAGCGGCTCGAGGGGAACCTCCAGTAAGTACCTGGTGGAGTTTCGTGCCGGGAAGATGACCCTGAAGGGGAACGTGGTGACACCAGACAAACGCAAGGGGACGGTGTACATCCAGCAGTCGGACGACTCCCTGATTCACTTCTGCTGGAAGGACAGGACGACTGGGAATGTCGATGAT GACCTGATCATCTTCCCTGACGACTGTGAGTTCAAGAGGGTGAACCAGTGCACCACGGGACGCGTCTTCGTGCTGAAGTTCAAGGCTGGATCCAAGAGACTGTTCTTCTGGATGCAG GAGCCAAAGACTGACAAAGATGACGAGTACTGCCGTAAGGTGAACGAGTACCTGAACAATCCTCCCATACCTGGAGCGCCAGGCAGCGGCGGTGGCAGCGGCCACGAGCTCTCGGCGCTCGGAGGAGAAGGAGGCCTGCAAAACCTGCTGGGAAATATGAGCCACAACCAGCTGATGCAGCTGATTGGACCTACAGGACTTGGAGGACTGG GAGGTCTGGGAGCTCTAGCAGGACCTGGACTTGCCAACTTGCTGGGCAGTGGAGGTCCAGCGACCAGCAGCTCCTCATCCAG CTCTCGtagccaatcagcagcagccactcCTTCATCAGGTGGAGCCCCCAGACTGAGCTCCTCTCAGGCTCCCACCACACCTGTGACTCCTGCTGCCTCAGCTGTCTCCCCCTCCAGTGTTGCTCCCTCCACACCAG CCTCAGCTCAGACCCCGGTGGTCCCAGCCCCTGTTGGAAGCCCCACCTCCCACCAGCCCATCCAGCTCAGTGACCTTCAGAACATCCTCGCCACCATGAACGTCCCAGCAGCTGCTCAGGGATCAGCGG TGGACCTCGCCAGTGTCTGCACTCCAGAGATGATGGCTCCCATCCTGACCAACGCTGAGGTCCAGCAGAGGCTCCTGCCCTTCCTTCCCAGCGGGGAAAGTTTACCGCAGAGCGCCGAGGAGATCCAGAACACACTCAACTCGCCTCAGTTCCAGCAG GCCATGGGTATGTTCAGCAGCGCCTTGGCCTCCGGGCAGCTCGGCCCCCTCCTGAGCCAGTTTGGTCTGTCAGCTGAAGCTGTGGATGCAGCCAACAGaggag ATGTGGAGGCGTTCGCCAGAGCCATGCAGGAGAGTAAAGGAGActccaaagagaagaaagaggacgACGAGGACATGAGTCTGGATTAG
- the adrm1 gene encoding proteasomal ubiquitin receptor ADRM1 isoform X2: MSSGALFPSLVSGSRGTSSKYLVEFRAGKMTLKGNVVTPDKRKGTVYIQQSDDSLIHFCWKDRTTGNVDDDLIIFPDDCEFKRVNQCTTGRVFVLKFKAGSKRLFFWMQEPKTDKDDEYCRKVNEYLNNPPIPGAPGSGGGSGHELSALGGEGGLQNLLGNMSHNQLMQLIGPTGLGGLGLGALAGPGLANLLGSGGPATSSSSSSSRSQSAAATPSSGGAPRLSSSQAPTTPVTPAASAVSPSSVAPSTPASAQTPVVPAPVGSPTSHQPIQLSDLQNILATMNVPAAAQGSAVDLASVCTPEMMAPILTNAEVQQRLLPFLPSGESLPQSAEEIQNTLNSPQFQQAMGMFSSALASGQLGPLLSQFGLSAEAVDAANRGDVEAFARAMQESKGDSKEKKEDDEDMSLD; encoded by the exons ATGTCGTCAGGCGCTCTCTTTCCAAGCCTGGTGAGCGGCTCGAGGGGAACCTCCAGTAAGTACCTGGTGGAGTTTCGTGCCGGGAAGATGACCCTGAAGGGGAACGTGGTGACACCAGACAAACGCAAGGGGACGGTGTACATCCAGCAGTCGGACGACTCCCTGATTCACTTCTGCTGGAAGGACAGGACGACTGGGAATGTCGATGAT GACCTGATCATCTTCCCTGACGACTGTGAGTTCAAGAGGGTGAACCAGTGCACCACGGGACGCGTCTTCGTGCTGAAGTTCAAGGCTGGATCCAAGAGACTGTTCTTCTGGATGCAG GAGCCAAAGACTGACAAAGATGACGAGTACTGCCGTAAGGTGAACGAGTACCTGAACAATCCTCCCATACCTGGAGCGCCAGGCAGCGGCGGTGGCAGCGGCCACGAGCTCTCGGCGCTCGGAGGAGAAGGAGGCCTGCAAAACCTGCTGGGAAATATGAGCCACAACCAGCTGATGCAGCTGATTGGACCTACAGGACTTGGAGGACTGG GTCTGGGAGCTCTAGCAGGACCTGGACTTGCCAACTTGCTGGGCAGTGGAGGTCCAGCGACCAGCAGCTCCTCATCCAG CTCTCGtagccaatcagcagcagccactcCTTCATCAGGTGGAGCCCCCAGACTGAGCTCCTCTCAGGCTCCCACCACACCTGTGACTCCTGCTGCCTCAGCTGTCTCCCCCTCCAGTGTTGCTCCCTCCACACCAG CCTCAGCTCAGACCCCGGTGGTCCCAGCCCCTGTTGGAAGCCCCACCTCCCACCAGCCCATCCAGCTCAGTGACCTTCAGAACATCCTCGCCACCATGAACGTCCCAGCAGCTGCTCAGGGATCAGCGG TGGACCTCGCCAGTGTCTGCACTCCAGAGATGATGGCTCCCATCCTGACCAACGCTGAGGTCCAGCAGAGGCTCCTGCCCTTCCTTCCCAGCGGGGAAAGTTTACCGCAGAGCGCCGAGGAGATCCAGAACACACTCAACTCGCCTCAGTTCCAGCAG GCCATGGGTATGTTCAGCAGCGCCTTGGCCTCCGGGCAGCTCGGCCCCCTCCTGAGCCAGTTTGGTCTGTCAGCTGAAGCTGTGGATGCAGCCAACAGaggag ATGTGGAGGCGTTCGCCAGAGCCATGCAGGAGAGTAAAGGAGActccaaagagaagaaagaggacgACGAGGACATGAGTCTGGATTAG